The following proteins are co-located in the Triticum aestivum cultivar Chinese Spring chromosome 1A, IWGSC CS RefSeq v2.1, whole genome shotgun sequence genome:
- the LOC123054720 gene encoding probable LRR receptor-like protein kinase At1g51890, with translation MAPRWWLLILFLGGSVLQASSQPNSRGFISIDCGLMGEESYVDDETNLLYVSDAGLTDTGTPYDISAEYYRPWRSRNVRSLRSFPDGARNCYTLRSLVSGLKYLFRATFLYGNYDGLNKPPASFDLYIGVNFWTVVNMSWWGSDQDNTAEVEAIVVVPHDLVQVCLVNTGGGTPFISGLELRPLKMSLYPQATAELGLFLLTRQNFGAINETIIRFPDDPYDRIWDTWSRPTVWKEMSTTERVDSFDGDYFEAPMAVLQTAIMPLNDSGSIRFGWKAEPQPNNPSPGYLAVLHFVELQVLAGNALRHFNISLNNDQNWFPGYTPPGYLKRGYVHSSFTYPRESSYLFTIKATANSTLPPIINAYEVFSVITTTNVGTESQDASAAMAIKARYKVQKNWMGDPCFPKTMTWDSLNCSYATASPPRITSINLSSSGLNGDISSSFANLKVLQYLNLSNNNLTGAIPDALSQLQSLTDIDLSGNQLNGSIPSGLLKRIQDGSLNLRQGNNPNLCIGDNSCQLAAKTKSKLAIYVILPLLVILVIVSVVVLVFFFQRRRKQQQGSMNNRTMIKPQNEEEMSTSHGGASDSLWLVENRRFTYRELEMITNGFERVLGQGGFGRVYDGFLEDGTQVAVKLRSHSSKQGVKEFLTEAQILTRIHHKNLVTMIGYCKDGEYMALVYEYMSQGTLQEHIAGMNTNSDCLRWRQRLRIALESAQGLEYLHKGCNPPLIHRDVKATNILLNAQLEAKIADFGLSKAFDHHNGNYISTNTIVGTPGYVDPEYQATVQPTTKSDVYSFGVVLLELVTGKPAILSEPEPMNIIHWVRQRLARGNMEGVVDTRMHGGYNINVVWKVAEIALKCTAQESAQRPTIADVVVQLQECLELEEGRTRDFSTGGGNNDYSSWNYNAYGSGQSTDVSKNAAFGTELRMPTVGLGLAPAAR, from the exons ATGGCGCCCCGCTGGTGGCTGCTGATTCTCTTCCTCGGCGGCAGCGTACTCCAAGCTAGCTCCCAGCCTAATAGcagag GTTTCATCAGCATAGACTGCGGGCTAATGGGAGAGGAGAGCTATGTCGACGACGAGACGAACCTGTTATACGTCTCGGACGCCGGCCTCACCGACACCGGCACGCCTTACGACATCTCGGCGGAGTACTACCGGCCGTGGCGCTCCAGGAACGTCCGCAGCCTGCGGAGTTTCCCCGATGGTGCGCGCAACTGCTACACGCTACGATCCCTAGTGTCCGGCCTTAAGTACCTCTTCCGCGCCACGTTTCTCTATGGCAACTACGATGGCCTTAACAAGCCACCAGCGTCGTTCGACCTCTACATCGGCGTCAACTTCTGGACGGTGGTGAACATGTCGTGGTGGGGGTCGGACCAGGATAACACGGCGGAGGTGGAGGCCATCGTAGTCGTGCCACACGACTTGGTGCAGGTGTGCCTGGTGAACACCGGCGGCGGGACGCCCTTCATCTCTGGGCTGGAGCTGAGGCCGCTGAAGATGTCGCTCTACCCACAGGCAACGGCGGAGCTGGGCCTGTTCTTGCTGACCAGGCAAAACTTTGGCGCGATAAACGAAACAATCATCAGGTTCCCCGATGATCCATACGACCGGATATGGGACACTTGGTCCCGCCCCACAGTCTGGAAGGAGATGTCCACGACCGAGAGGGTGGACAGCTTCGACGGCGACTACTTCGAGGCGCCCATGGCGGTGCTGCAGACGGCGATCATGCCGCTGAACGACTCCGGGAGCATCAGGTTCGGCTGGAAAGCGGAGCCCCAGCCCAACAATCCGTCGCCAGGGTACCTCGCCGTCTTGCACTTCGTCGAGCTGCAGGTCCTCGCCGGGAACGCCTTGCGCCATTTCAACATCAGTCTCAACAACGACCAAAACTGGTTCCCGGGCTACACGCCACCAGGCTATCTAAAAAGAGGGTATGTGCACAGTAGCTTTACCTACCCGCGCGAGAGCAGCTACCTCTTCACCATCAAGGCCACAGCCAATTCCACGCTGCCGCCCATCATCAACGCCTACGAGGTGTTTTCTGTCATCACCACCACCAACGTTGGTACAGAATCCCAGGATG CATCGGCTGCCATGGCAATCAAGGCCAGGTACAAGGTGCAGAAGAACTGGATGGGTGATCCGTGCTTTCCCAAGACTATGACGTGGGATAGTCTGAACTGCAGCTATGCCACTGCCAGCCCTCCAAGGATCACAAGCAT AAATCTGTCCTCCAGCGGCCTGAATGGTGATATATCGTCTTCTTTTGCAAATCTCAAGGTCCTCCAATACTT GAATTTGTCAAACAATAACTTGACGGGCGCTATTCCAGATGCCCTTTCACAATTACAATCATTGACAGATAT AGATTTGTCTGGCAACCAGCTCAATGGATCGATTCCCTCTGGACTTCTCAAAAGAATTCAAGATGGCTCCCTGAATCTAAG ACAGGGCAACAATCCAAACCTTTGTATTGGTGACAATTCATGTCAGCTTGCTGCCAAAACGAAGAGCAAACTGGCAATCTACGTTATTCTCCCCTTACTTGTCATTCTGGTGATAGTATCTGTGGTCGTCCTAGTTTTTTTCTTTCAAAGACGACGAAAGCAGCAGCAAG GATCAATGAACAATAGGACCATGATAAAGCCACAGAACGAGGAGGAAATGTCAACGAGCCATGGTGGTGCTAGTGATTCGCTGTGGCTAGTCGAGAACCGCCGGTTCACATACAGGGAACTCGAGATGATAACCAATGGCTTCGAGCGGGTGCTTGGCCAAGGAGGGTTTGGCCGCGTCTATGATGGCTTCCTGGAGGACGGTACTCAAGTGGCGGTGAAGTTGCGGTCCCATTCCTCCAAACAAGGTGTCAAGGAGTTCCTCACAGAG GCTCAAATTCTAACCCGGATTCATCACAAGAATCTTGTAACTATGATTGGTTACTGCAAGGATGGGGAGTATATGGCTCTTGTGTATGAGTACATGTCACAAGGAACCCTGCAAGAGCACATTGCTGGTATGAATACCAATTCCGACT GTTTACGTTGGAGGCAGAGGCTTCGGATTGCACTTGAATCTGCACAAG GGTTAGAGTATCTGCACAAGGGGTGCAACCCGCCTCTTATCCATAGGGATGTCAAGGCCACCAACATCTTATTGAATGCTCAACTAGAGGCCAAGATCGCAGATTTTGGCCTGTCCAAGGCGTTTGATCACCACAATGGAAACTACATTTCAACAAATACAATTGTTGGTACACCCGGATATGTTGATCCAGAATACCAGGCGACGGTGCAACCCACAACCAAGAGCGATGTGTACAGCTTTGGTGTGGTATTGCTAGAGCTGGTCACCGGGAAGCCGGCCATCCTCTCGGAGCCAGAACCCATGAACATTATTCATTGGGTGCGACAGCGGCTAGCGAGAGGCAACATGGAGGGTGTGGTGGACACACGAATGCATGGCGGTTACAATATCAATGTCGTTTGGAAGGTGGCGGAGATCGCACTCAAATGCACTGCACAGGAATCAGCGCAGCGGCCCACCATTGCTGATGTTGTGGTGCAACTACAGGAGTGCTTGGAGCTCGAGGAGGGTCGCACCCGTGACTTCAGCACTGGCGGTGGCAACAATGATTACTCGAGCTGGAATTATAATGCTTATGGCAGTGGGCAATCCACTGATGTGAGCAAGAATGCTGCATTTGGGACGGAATTGAGGATGCCAACAGTGGGCCTCGGTCTAGCTCCTGCTGCACGTTGA